Genomic window (Flavobacteriales bacterium):
AAGTGAAGGACCTGTCGCCGACGAACTGGCCCGCCATTGCGCGCTTGATCAGCACGGCGGAAAACCATCCGGAGGTTTTTAATAAAGTGGAGGACGCCATCCACGCGAAGGCCAGGGCCAGCACGGCACCGGTGCTCGGCATCACCGGCACGGGCGGATCGGGGAAGAGCAGCATGGTGGATGAATTGATCCGCCGCTTTTTGATCGATCAACCCACAAAGACCATCGGCGTGATCAGTGTGGACCCGAGCAAGCGCAAGACCGGCGGCGCGCTGCTGGGCGACCGCATCCGCATGAACAGCATCCGCGGCGAACGCGTGTACATGCGCTCGCTCGCCACGCGCCAGAGCAACCTCGCGCTGAGCAAGTACGTGCAGGAGGCGGTGAGCATCCTCAAGGCCGCGGGCTTCGACCTGATCGTCCTCGAGACCAGCGGCATCGGCCAGAGCGACACCGAGATCCTCGACCACAGCGACGTCTCGCTCTACATCATGACGCCCGAGTTCGGCGCCGCCACGCAGCTGGAAAAGATCGACATGCTCGACTTCGCCGACGTAGTGGCCATCAACAAATTCGACAAGCGCGGCGCGCTGGATGCCGTGCGCGACGTGAAGAAGCAGTACAAGCGCAACCACCAACTGTGGGACGCGAAGGACGAGGACCTGCCCGTGGTGGGCACCATCGCCAGCCAGTTCAACGACCCCGGCACCAACACGCTGTATGAGCGGCTGATGCGCAAGGTCAAGGAGAAGACGGGCGTCGACTTCCACAGCACCTTCCACGGTCACGACGAGATGAGCGAGAAGGTCTGGATCATCCCGCCCGCGAAGAGCCGCTACCTGAGTGAGATCAGCGAGAACAATAGGAGGTATGATTCCAAAGTGGATACGCAGGCTGATATTGCGGATCAACTATATGGACTGTACTCCGCTGTCCTCACCTTCGGTGGACCGGATCTTCTTGAAGAAGCCGCAAGCCTTAAGCCACAAGCTGCAAGCTCGACTACGAGCAAGCTTGGGGCTTATGGCTTGGAGCTTGAAGCCCTCGCCAACAAATTCAACGAATTAAAGAAGGACCTCGACCCCCACCTCTGGTCCATGCTCACCGGCTGGAAAGCGGAAGAGGCGCGCTACAGCGGCGAGTTCTACACCTACCACGTGCGTGGCAAGGAGATCAAGGTGCCGAACCATTCCGAGAGCCTCGCCCACCTGAAGATCCCGAAAGTCGCGCTGCCGAAATTCCGCAGCTGGGGCGACAAGGTCCGCTGGGCCATGCAGGAGAACACGCCCGGCTTCTTCCCCTATACCGCCGGCATCTATCCATTCAAGCGCACCGGCGAGGACCCCGCACGGATGTTCGCCGGCGAGGGCGGCCCCGAGCGCACCAACAAGCGCTTCCACTACGTGAGCCAAGGCCTGCCCGCCAAGCGCCTCAGCACCGCCTTCGACAGCGTGACGCTCTACGGCCACGACCCGGGACGGCGCCCCGACATCTACGGCAAGGTGGGCAACAGCGGCGTCAGCATCTGCTGTCTCGACGATGCCAAGAAGCTCTACAGCGGCTTCGACCTCACCGACCCGAAGACGAGCGTGAGCATGACCATCAACGGCCCCGCGCCCATGCTCCTCGGCTTCTTCATGAACGCCGCCATCGACCAGAACTGCGAGAAGTACATCCGCGAGAACGGCTTGCTCGACGAAGTCGAAAAGAAGATCGCTGCACGGTGGAGAGCTACAAGCCATAAGCCCCAAGCCTCAAGCTTGAAGCTTGAAGCTAGCGGCTTGCGGCCCCAGTACCACGGTGAGATCCCGGAGGGAAACAATGGATTGGGTTTGCTCTTACTCGGAATAACCGGCGACCAAGTCCTACCAAAAGAAGTCTACGCCAAGATCAAAGCCGACACCCTCGCGCAGGTCCGCGGCACCGTGCAGGCCGACATCCTCAAGGAGGACCAGGCCCAGAACACCTGCATCTTCAGCACCGAGTTCGCGC
Coding sequences:
- a CDS encoding cobalamin-dependent protein (Presence of a B(12) (cobalamin)-binding domain implies dependence on cobalamin itself, in one of its several forms, or in some unusual lineages, dependence on a cobalamin-like analog.), with the translated sequence MSHPVIPPYVPKHKIRIVTAASLFDGHDVAINIMRRILQSSGAEVIHLGHDRSVEDVVNTAIQEDAHAIAMTSYQGGHVEYFKYMFDLLKEKGAGHDPSRPGSGIKIFGGGGGTILPEEIKELEAYGITRLYHPDDGRAMGLQGMINDMLEQCDFDISDDVKAEVKDLSPTNWPAIARLISTAENHPEVFNKVEDAIHAKARASTAPVLGITGTGGSGKSSMVDELIRRFLIDQPTKTIGVISVDPSKRKTGGALLGDRIRMNSIRGERVYMRSLATRQSNLALSKYVQEAVSILKAAGFDLIVLETSGIGQSDTEILDHSDVSLYIMTPEFGAATQLEKIDMLDFADVVAINKFDKRGALDAVRDVKKQYKRNHQLWDAKDEDLPVVGTIASQFNDPGTNTLYERLMRKVKEKTGVDFHSTFHGHDEMSEKVWIIPPAKSRYLSEISENNRRYDSKVDTQADIADQLYGLYSAVLTFGGPDLLEEAASLKPQAASSTTSKLGAYGLELEALANKFNELKKDLDPHLWSMLTGWKAEEARYSGEFYTYHVRGKEIKVPNHSESLAHLKIPKVALPKFRSWGDKVRWAMQENTPGFFPYTAGIYPFKRTGEDPARMFAGEGGPERTNKRFHYVSQGLPAKRLSTAFDSVTLYGHDPGRRPDIYGKVGNSGVSICCLDDAKKLYSGFDLTDPKTSVSMTINGPAPMLLGFFMNAAIDQNCEKYIRENGLLDEVEKKIAARWRATSHKPQASSLKLEASGLRPQYHGEIPEGNNGLGLLLLGITGDQVLPKEVYAKIKADTLAQVRGTVQADILKEDQAQNTCIFSTEFALRLMGDVQQYFIDEKVRNFYSVSISGYHIAEAGANPISQLAFTLSNGFTYVEYYLSRGMDINAFAPNLSFFFSNGMDPEYAVMGRVARRIWAKAMKLRYGADERSQMLKYHIQTSGRSLHAQEIDFNDIRTTLQALYAIYDNCNSLHTNAYDEAITTPTEESVRRAMAIQLIINKELGLAKNENPLQGSFIIEELTDLVEAAVLTEFDRITERGGVLGAMETMYQRSRIQEESLYYETLKHNGDYPVIGVNTFLSSKGSPTILPKEVIRATEEEKQAQIATAENLQKAYSKESAVWIKKLQEAAIKNQNMFEMLMEATKYCSLGHLTDAMFEVGGQYRRNM